In the Campylobacter showae CSUNSWCD genome, GCCGCCGAGACGAGTTAAATTTAGCAAGCGAGTTAAATTTACGCCACTCAAATTTAACCTGCCCAGCGGCGTCAAATTTTAGTCCTCTTGGCGGATGATTGCGGCAAATTTATTAAAATAAACCTCGCTCACATCGCTTAGCTTTTCTTCGATATCGTTTAGCTTAAATTTATCTCCGCCTACGCTGCCGATTTTTTCAAATTTGACGCCGTGCTTTGCAGCTAGAGCTTCAAATTTAGCCTCGTCTTTTACGCCGACGATCGCGCGCGAAAAGCTCTCGTCAAAGATGAAACTCGGCTTTTTAACGTCAAATTTGCACTCCGCGCCAAGTCCGCTTAGGCACGCCATTTTTGCTAGCGTTATCGCTACGCCGCCCACGCCTACGCTGTTTGCAAACTCTAGCGCGCCCGATTTGTTTGCCTCGATGACCAAATCCCATAGCGCGCGCTCTTTTTTATAGTCCACCGCGGATAGCTCGCCGCCCACCGCGTCAAATAGCGCCTTAGCGTAAAGCGACGCGGCAAATTCGCCCTTCGTCTCCCCAAGCACGTATATCGCCGTACCGGCGCGCATAAAGACGCTCGGAAGGCTTGCGTTTGCGTCCTCGTTCACGCCCACCGTCACGATCGCGGGCGTCGGATAGACGCTCACGCCCTCGGTGTCGTTATATAGGCTCACGTTGCCGCTGACGACCGGCGTATTTAGTTTGCGACAAGCCTCTTTGATGCCTTCGCATCCCTGTGCGAACTGCCACATGACCTCTGGGTTTTGCGGATTGCCGTAGTTTAGGCAGTCGGTGATAGCTAGAGGCGTCGCTCCGCTCATCGCGACCTTTCGTCCAGCCGCCGCGACCGCTCTAGCCGCACCGATTTTGGGACCAACGAAATTTGCCCTCGGGTCGCACTGTGCCGCCATCGCGATCGCCCTGCCCGTTTCTTTCACGCGGATAACCGCAGCTCCGAGGAGTCCGGGCTGCTTGATGGTGTTTGTTTGGATATTTGCGTCGTATTGATCGTAGATCAGCGACTTGTTTAGCACCTCTGGCTCGCCAAGCAACTTCCAAAACGCGGTTTTATTATCCGCACTCTCCGGGATTTGCAAATTTTTGATCTCGTCTAGGTATTTTGGGCGCGCAGTCGGTCGGTCAAGCACCGGAGAGGCTTCGCTAAGCGGCGCTATCGGTATCTCGCCAGCTAGCTCGCCGTGCCAATAAAGCTCCATCACGCCGCTGTCTGTGACCTCGCCGATGATCTCGGCGTCGAGGTCCCATTTTTTAAATATCTCGAGTATCTTTTGCTCACAGCCTTTTTTGGCGCAGATGAGCATACGCTCCTGAGATTCGCTCAGCATTAGCTCATAAGGCGTCATGCCGGTTTCGCGCATAGGTACGCGGTCTAGATACATCTTCATACCGCTACCACTGCGTCCGGCCATCTCAAAGCTACTAGACGTTAGCCCTGCCGCGCCCATATCCTGGATACCCACGACGTAGTCGGTTTTAAATAGCTCCAAGCATGCCTCCATCAGTAGCTTTTCAGCAAACGGATCGCCCACCTGCACGGTCGGACGCAGGGATTTGTTCGCGTCGTTAAAGCTATCGCTCGCCATCACAGCGCCTCCGAGCCCGTCGCGGCCCGTTTTTGAACCCACGTAGATCACGGGATTGCCGACGCCTTCGGCTCTGCCGTAAAATATCTCGTCACTCTTGCAAAGCCCAAGCGCAAATGCGTTTACTAGGATATTGCCGTTAAAGCTAGGATCAAACGTCGTCTCGCCGCCGATAGTAGGGATGCCCATACAGTTGCCGTAGTGAGCGATACCTGCGACCGCGCCTTTTAGCAGGTAGCGCTGTTTTTTCGCATTTTTGCTCTCGCCCCTCACCTCGCCGAAGCGTAGCGAGTTCATATTCGCCACGACCCTCGCGCCCATCGTAAATACGTCGCGCAGTATCCCGCCCACGCCCGTCGCCGCGCCCTGAAAAGGCTCGATGAAGCTTGGGTGATTGTGGCTCTCCATCTTAAACACCGCCGCGACGCCGCCTCCGACGTCGATGACGCCCGCGTTCTCGCCCGGGCCTTGGATCACCCACGGAGCTTTGGTCGGGAAGCCGTTTAGGTACTTTTTACTCGACTTGTAGCTGCAGTGCTCGCTCCACATCGCGGAAAATATCCCAAGCTCGAGCAAATTTGGCTCTCTGCCTAGGATCTTTAGGATCTCTTCGTACTCTTGGTCGCTGATTTTGTGCGCTTTTACGGTAGCTTTGTCCATTTTTAGCCTTTAAAAAATTTTGGTTGATTTTACTTAAATTCGCATAAAAAGATAATAAACCAAAGGGGCGAAAGCGGGGTAAATTTGACAGGTGAAACAAGAGGCTAAATTTAACACGGCAAGCTAAAAATATTCTGTTTGTAGTTATTGATCCGGCTCTGAATTTAACCGAAAAATTGGCATTTTTACGGCGCGGGTCACGGCGAGCGGCTCAAATTTTATACAAATGCCAAATTTGAAGTAGCTGTGGAAAATTAGAAATTTAAGTATATTAGTACATTAAATTTGATGCAAGCAAGTCCAATTCTGCGTCAAATTCAGTGGACGATTACCCGCCACAAACGACTACTTGCTCGGCATACTATAGTAGCAAAGTATGTTTAGCAGGATGCGTCCTTGCTTTTTGACGTCTT is a window encoding:
- the purL gene encoding phosphoribosylformylglycinamidine synthase subunit PurL; protein product: MDKATVKAHKISDQEYEEILKILGREPNLLELGIFSAMWSEHCSYKSSKKYLNGFPTKAPWVIQGPGENAGVIDVGGGVAAVFKMESHNHPSFIEPFQGAATGVGGILRDVFTMGARVVANMNSLRFGEVRGESKNAKKQRYLLKGAVAGIAHYGNCMGIPTIGGETTFDPSFNGNILVNAFALGLCKSDEIFYGRAEGVGNPVIYVGSKTGRDGLGGAVMASDSFNDANKSLRPTVQVGDPFAEKLLMEACLELFKTDYVVGIQDMGAAGLTSSSFEMAGRSGSGMKMYLDRVPMRETGMTPYELMLSESQERMLICAKKGCEQKILEIFKKWDLDAEIIGEVTDSGVMELYWHGELAGEIPIAPLSEASPVLDRPTARPKYLDEIKNLQIPESADNKTAFWKLLGEPEVLNKSLIYDQYDANIQTNTIKQPGLLGAAVIRVKETGRAIAMAAQCDPRANFVGPKIGAARAVAAAGRKVAMSGATPLAITDCLNYGNPQNPEVMWQFAQGCEGIKEACRKLNTPVVSGNVSLYNDTEGVSVYPTPAIVTVGVNEDANASLPSVFMRAGTAIYVLGETKGEFAASLYAKALFDAVGGELSAVDYKKERALWDLVIEANKSGALEFANSVGVGGVAITLAKMACLSGLGAECKFDVKKPSFIFDESFSRAIVGVKDEAKFEALAAKHGVKFEKIGSVGGDKFKLNDIEEKLSDVSEVYFNKFAAIIRQED